A DNA window from Halorhodospira halophila contains the following coding sequences:
- a CDS encoding pirin family protein: protein MSWNPALAPGCPDEIGVDAIETLIVPRARDIGGFEVRRALPAPRRQLVGPFIFFDQMGPAEFLTGQGIDVRPHPHIGLGTVTYLYSGDLHHRDSLGTDQVIRPGALNWMVAGRGVTHSERTSATARQAGSELFGIQTWIALPEDHEDTPPLFEHHDSTALPVIESGGARVQLLLGNAYGEQAPATLHSEAFYADVQLEPNTRFPLPDEHEDRGIYVVAGSVTIAGQCFEAGHMMIFRPGDAITVASGESGARLMILGGATLGGPRYIWWNFVASSKERIEEAKRQWRAQHWGVGLFDLPPGDREEHIPLPD from the coding sequence ATGAGTTGGAATCCAGCACTGGCACCGGGTTGCCCGGACGAGATCGGGGTGGACGCTATCGAGACGCTGATCGTGCCGCGAGCCCGGGATATCGGCGGCTTTGAGGTGCGCCGGGCACTGCCGGCACCAAGGCGACAGCTGGTCGGACCGTTCATCTTCTTCGATCAGATGGGCCCCGCGGAGTTTCTCACCGGACAAGGCATCGACGTCCGGCCCCACCCGCACATCGGCCTGGGGACCGTCACCTACCTCTACAGCGGTGATCTGCACCATCGCGACAGCCTGGGAACGGACCAGGTCATCCGTCCGGGTGCGCTGAACTGGATGGTCGCAGGACGCGGGGTCACCCACTCGGAACGCACCTCGGCGACAGCGCGACAGGCAGGAAGCGAGCTCTTCGGCATCCAGACATGGATCGCACTACCGGAGGACCATGAGGACACCCCGCCGCTGTTCGAGCATCACGACAGCACCGCGTTGCCCGTTATCGAAAGCGGGGGCGCGCGAGTGCAGCTGCTCCTCGGCAACGCCTATGGCGAACAAGCGCCCGCGACACTGCACTCGGAAGCCTTCTATGCCGACGTCCAGCTCGAACCGAACACCCGTTTCCCCTTGCCGGACGAGCACGAGGACCGGGGCATCTATGTGGTGGCCGGATCCGTGACCATCGCCGGCCAGTGCTTTGAGGCAGGCCATATGATGATATTCCGCCCCGGCGATGCCATCACCGTGGCGTCGGGAGAGAGCGGCGCCCGCCTGATGATCCTCGGCGGGGCAACGCTCGGCGGGCCGCGATATATCTGGTGGAACTTCGTTGCCTCGTCCAAGGAGCGCATCGAAGAGGCCAAGCGGCAGTGGCGCGCGCAGCACTGGGGTGTCGGCCTGTTCGACCTCCCGCCGGGAGATCGCGAGGAGCACATCCCGCTGCCTGATTAA